A single region of the Halopiger xanaduensis SH-6 genome encodes:
- a CDS encoding DUF460 domain-containing protein, translating into MSTRTSALDAVVFGVDVQSGDVRGDAPSYALVRYDGEEVRRDVVSHRKLRRLIDDEEPAIVATDNMYELAADKDQLIHFLGSLPSGTKLVQVTGAEQPEPLSRVAKRHGIPYGKQPMKEAEAAARLAAHNVGYEVSAFTDTTEVKVARGRSTGSGGWSEDRYTRRIHGSVKRRAREVESELEEANLAYETDTREAYGGYANAIFTVEAKPSEIPVSRNRSGDVRVEIERERRDGIEFRPLAKRRDHVIVGIDPGTTTAVAIVGLEGEVLDVWSSRTSDTAEVIEWIVERGRPIVVAADVTPMPETVEKFRRSFDAAGWAPETDLPVDEKQHRTREHPYENDHQRDAMAAALYAFDAREDQFERIARKLPPGVDRGEVTARVVAGEESVEAVLADLEDDDESETDETEHQPRELTEEEKRIKDLKRQVERLQSHVDTLEDRLEQKDDRIDDLESELEAARRKERKEVRKDREVTRYRRKAERLEYERDEAREEVEELEKKVERMKALWKLDHSNFSDVSAKKEGLVPVKVVEKFTKGAIREADEQYGIAPGDVVYLRDASGAGRSTAELLADFEPRVILKDGGLSEIADEILFDEEIPVGPADDVAMQEVDELAVAREDDVEAVIDDWHERARDRRLDRKAEMVDQLISEHRAGNNEV; encoded by the coding sequence GTGAGCACCCGAACGAGTGCGCTCGATGCAGTCGTCTTCGGAGTCGACGTGCAAAGCGGCGACGTGCGGGGCGACGCGCCCTCCTACGCACTGGTGAGGTACGACGGCGAGGAGGTCCGCCGCGACGTCGTCTCCCACCGCAAACTCCGGCGACTGATCGACGACGAGGAGCCGGCGATCGTCGCGACGGACAACATGTACGAGCTGGCCGCCGACAAGGACCAGCTCATCCACTTTCTCGGCTCGCTGCCCTCCGGCACGAAGCTCGTCCAGGTGACCGGCGCCGAGCAGCCCGAGCCCCTCTCCCGGGTTGCGAAGCGCCACGGAATCCCCTACGGCAAGCAGCCGATGAAAGAGGCCGAGGCCGCGGCCCGCCTGGCGGCCCACAACGTCGGCTACGAGGTCTCCGCGTTCACCGATACGACGGAAGTCAAGGTCGCCCGCGGCCGCTCGACCGGCAGCGGCGGCTGGAGCGAGGACCGATACACCCGCCGCATCCACGGCTCGGTCAAGCGCCGCGCTCGCGAGGTCGAGTCCGAACTCGAGGAGGCCAACCTCGCGTACGAGACGGATACCCGCGAGGCCTACGGCGGCTACGCGAACGCAATCTTCACCGTCGAAGCCAAGCCCAGCGAGATTCCGGTCTCCCGCAACCGCTCGGGCGACGTCCGCGTCGAGATCGAACGGGAGCGACGGGACGGGATCGAGTTCCGGCCGCTCGCCAAGCGCCGGGACCACGTCATCGTCGGAATCGATCCCGGGACGACGACCGCCGTCGCCATCGTCGGCCTCGAGGGCGAGGTGTTGGACGTCTGGAGCTCCCGCACCAGCGACACCGCCGAGGTGATCGAGTGGATCGTCGAGCGGGGCCGGCCGATCGTCGTCGCGGCCGACGTGACGCCGATGCCCGAGACGGTCGAAAAGTTCCGCCGGAGCTTCGACGCCGCTGGCTGGGCCCCCGAGACCGACCTCCCCGTCGACGAGAAGCAACACCGCACGCGCGAGCACCCCTACGAGAACGACCACCAGCGGGACGCCATGGCGGCCGCGCTGTACGCTTTCGACGCCCGCGAGGACCAGTTCGAGCGCATCGCTCGGAAGCTCCCGCCGGGCGTCGACCGCGGCGAGGTGACCGCCCGCGTCGTCGCCGGCGAGGAGAGCGTCGAGGCCGTCCTCGCGGACTTGGAGGACGACGACGAGTCCGAGACCGACGAGACCGAGCACCAGCCCCGCGAACTCACCGAGGAAGAGAAGCGCATCAAGGACCTCAAGCGCCAGGTCGAACGCCTCCAGTCCCACGTCGACACCCTCGAGGACCGCCTCGAGCAGAAGGACGACCGCATCGACGACCTCGAGTCCGAACTCGAGGCCGCCCGCCGCAAGGAGCGCAAGGAGGTCCGGAAGGACCGCGAGGTCACCCGCTACCGCCGCAAGGCCGAGCGCCTCGAGTACGAGCGCGACGAGGCCCGCGAGGAGGTCGAGGAACTCGAGAAGAAAGTCGAGCGGATGAAGGCCCTCTGGAAGCTCGACCACTCGAACTTCAGCGACGTCTCGGCGAAGAAGGAGGGGCTCGTCCCCGTGAAGGTCGTCGAGAAGTTCACCAAGGGGGCCATTCGGGAGGCCGACGAGCAGTACGGGATCGCCCCCGGCGACGTCGTCTACCTCCGGGACGCCAGCGGCGCGGGTCGCTCGACGGCCGAACTACTCGCGGACTTCGAACCGCGGGTCATCCTCAAGGACGGCGGACTCTCGGAGATCGCCGACGAGATCCTCTTCGACGAGGAGATTCCCGTCGGCCCCGCCGACGACGTGGCCATGCAGGAGGTCGACGAACTCGCCGTCGCCCGCGAGGACGACGTCGAGGCGGTGATCGACGATTGGCACGAGCGCGCTCGCGACCGCCGCCTCGACCGGAAGGCCGAGATGGTCGACCAACTCATCAGCGAGCACCGGGCCGGCAACAACGAAGTCTAA